The following coding sequences are from one Rathayibacter sp. SW19 window:
- a CDS encoding FGGY family carbohydrate kinase, translated as MTDYVVGIDVGSTSVKVLAAELDGTGVAVASRRTPWANLNGGQAELDASVLVDLVFALIRELDATLAARGPYRVVAAATSGMAEAGVVLDPIGAAKAPIMAWFDPRGGHEMAATPPEFRAEFPGRTGLPVGPMASFSKLLHLQARGIDLSDATFLNLPEFIAHALGAPRVAESSLVSRTGLIDQDTGELWHAAVEVLGLESRILGARVDAGRTIGNITTDRVPQPFRGAQLTIAGHDHLVSAAAAGATRGHQLYDSIGTAEALVQLSDKPLTFAARERLATAGITTGRYPLPGLHALLAGTKAGLLMRRTLQLVGITDAEGRAQIDEAVMALPATGALVEDALQVLGGENRDGVLRITARSDNLSPAELFGAVLRHGNDLCGELLAVMHREIPTPTSTVLTGGWASMRSVVRARAEILPDIRVDTVEEGTAFGAAAFALWACREHATFHDATEDFLEHTHVGANDQGANDQGANDEGA; from the coding sequence GTGACGGACTACGTCGTCGGCATCGACGTCGGCTCGACAAGCGTCAAGGTGCTGGCCGCCGAGCTCGACGGCACGGGCGTCGCCGTCGCCAGCCGGCGCACCCCGTGGGCGAATCTCAACGGCGGCCAAGCTGAGCTCGACGCGTCGGTACTCGTCGATCTCGTCTTCGCTCTCATCCGCGAGCTTGATGCAACCCTCGCTGCCCGCGGGCCTTATCGGGTAGTCGCCGCGGCAACCTCGGGCATGGCTGAGGCTGGGGTCGTGCTCGATCCGATTGGTGCGGCTAAGGCACCGATCATGGCGTGGTTCGACCCCCGCGGCGGCCATGAAATGGCAGCCACTCCGCCGGAATTCCGGGCCGAGTTTCCCGGGCGCACCGGGCTACCGGTCGGGCCGATGGCATCGTTCTCAAAACTCCTGCACCTGCAAGCGCGCGGGATCGACCTGTCGGATGCCACCTTCCTGAACCTGCCGGAGTTCATCGCCCATGCGCTCGGCGCGCCCCGGGTTGCCGAGAGCTCACTGGTTTCGCGCACCGGCTTGATCGACCAAGACACCGGCGAGCTGTGGCACGCCGCCGTCGAAGTGCTCGGGCTCGAGTCGAGGATCCTCGGCGCCCGTGTCGACGCCGGCCGCACGATCGGCAACATCACGACCGACCGAGTGCCGCAGCCGTTCCGCGGTGCGCAGCTCACCATCGCCGGTCACGATCACCTGGTCTCGGCGGCGGCCGCGGGCGCTACCCGTGGGCATCAGCTCTACGACTCGATCGGCACCGCGGAAGCGCTCGTGCAGTTGAGTGACAAGCCGCTGACCTTCGCAGCCCGCGAGCGCCTCGCCACGGCGGGAATCACCACCGGCCGTTATCCGCTACCCGGCCTGCACGCCCTGCTCGCCGGCACCAAAGCCGGCCTGCTGATGCGACGCACGCTGCAACTCGTCGGCATCACCGACGCAGAAGGCCGCGCACAAATTGACGAAGCCGTCATGGCGCTGCCCGCGACCGGAGCCCTGGTCGAAGACGCTCTGCAGGTGCTTGGCGGCGAGAACCGCGACGGCGTGCTGCGCATCACGGCGCGCAGCGACAACCTGTCACCGGCCGAGCTGTTCGGCGCGGTCCTTAGGCACGGCAACGATCTCTGCGGGGAACTTCTCGCCGTGATGCATCGCGAGATCCCGACTCCGACGTCCACCGTGCTCACCGGCGGCTGGGCGTCGATGCGTAGCGTCGTGCGGGCACGCGCCGAGATCCTCCCCGACATCCGCGTCGACACGGTCGAAGAGGGCACCGCGTTCGGCGCCGCCGCGTTCGCGCTCTGGGCCTGCCGGGAGCATGCCACCTTCCACGACGCCACCGAAGACTTCCTCGAACACACCCACGTCGGCGCGAATGATCAGGGCGCGAATGATCAGGGCGCGAATGATGAGGGCGCATGA
- a CDS encoding class I mannose-6-phosphate isomerase has product MSPLSPLRMPPAPIQHFYRGGDRLAALRGAAVTSDHQPEEWLASTTHRFGESDIGLSRTEDGALLRDLVAADPDGWVGTSDAGAGDVGVLVKLLDARQRLPVHVHPDRPFATSHLGCPYGKTEAWFVLDAEPGCAFYVGWRHPVDRTELDRRRDAQDGQWMLDNMNRIEARSGIGVVVPAGTVHAIDGGIFVAEVQEPTDFSILLEWSVTTSRREESHLDLGFDAAMQAVSTDAFGADRLAKITTQADPAGSVLQTVLASVADPFFRLRQAAATPSTGTDVVEAGFGVVLVTAGSGQLVGAGEPVSVERGEVYAVPAGFGGWHVEGDAAILVASAAASWPAGVDWPAGVTR; this is encoded by the coding sequence ATGTCCCCACTGAGTCCGCTTCGCATGCCGCCGGCCCCCATCCAGCACTTCTACCGCGGCGGCGATCGCCTCGCGGCGCTGCGCGGCGCCGCGGTGACCAGTGACCACCAGCCTGAGGAATGGCTGGCCTCAACGACGCACAGGTTCGGCGAGTCTGATATCGGCCTGTCGCGTACGGAAGATGGTGCGCTGCTGCGCGATCTCGTGGCAGCCGACCCTGACGGGTGGGTCGGCACTTCGGATGCCGGTGCAGGCGACGTGGGAGTGCTGGTCAAGCTGCTGGATGCTCGGCAGCGACTTCCCGTGCACGTGCACCCGGACCGGCCCTTCGCGACCAGCCACCTGGGCTGCCCCTACGGCAAGACCGAGGCCTGGTTCGTGCTCGACGCTGAGCCGGGGTGCGCGTTCTACGTCGGGTGGCGGCATCCGGTCGATCGAACGGAACTCGACCGCCGGCGCGACGCGCAGGACGGCCAATGGATGCTTGACAACATGAACCGCATCGAGGCGCGTTCCGGAATCGGCGTCGTCGTGCCCGCCGGCACGGTGCACGCCATCGACGGCGGAATCTTCGTCGCGGAGGTGCAGGAACCCACCGACTTCTCGATCCTGCTGGAGTGGTCGGTGACCACCTCCAGGCGAGAAGAGTCGCATCTGGATCTCGGGTTCGACGCTGCGATGCAGGCGGTCTCGACCGACGCGTTCGGCGCGGACCGTCTTGCGAAGATCACCACGCAAGCGGATCCCGCGGGCTCCGTTCTCCAGACCGTGCTGGCATCCGTCGCGGATCCTTTCTTCCGACTGCGCCAGGCCGCGGCGACCCCATCGACCGGCACCGATGTTGTCGAGGCTGGATTCGGCGTCGTCCTGGTCACAGCGGGATCCGGGCAGCTGGTCGGCGCTGGCGAACCCGTCTCGGTTGAGCGTGGTGAGGTGTATGCGGTTCCGGCCGGCTTCGGTGGCTGGCACGTTGAGGGCGATGCCGCGATCCTCGTCGCGAGCGCCGCCGCCAGCTGGCCCGCCGGAGTCGACTGGCCCGCCGGAGTTACTCGGTGA
- a CDS encoding Gfo/Idh/MocA family protein yields MTAREVGIAIIGGGLMGREIAAALQRWPALVDHPVRPRLRAVCDINPVALTWFDQIETVTQKTTDYRELLANPDVDVVYVAVRHDLHEQIYGDVIRAGKDLLAEKPFGIDRDAATAILSIIAEHPKSFVRCSSEMPFYPAAQRAIDYVRSGAAGRIIEVRSAFLHSSDLDPNKPINWKRQAKYCGQAGVMNDLGLHAWHVPLRLGWEPESVTAILQNLVPTRPGPDGEPVVCDTWENATVHGWVPVGDGGFPLTVETKRIAPGCKNTWLFEVIGMDGGVRFSTANPKRYEMFSLVEVPGTGREQSWQTIEAGSQSVWPTVTGGIFESGFSDAILQMWASFLAERAGELGERFGTATPAEAARTHDLYAAATEAHETGVRVALRH; encoded by the coding sequence GTGACCGCACGCGAGGTGGGCATCGCAATCATCGGCGGCGGACTCATGGGTCGCGAGATTGCGGCGGCGCTTCAACGGTGGCCGGCGCTCGTCGATCACCCGGTTCGGCCCCGGCTGCGCGCGGTGTGCGACATCAACCCGGTCGCTCTCACGTGGTTCGACCAGATTGAAACCGTCACACAGAAGACCACTGACTACCGAGAGCTGCTGGCAAACCCCGACGTCGACGTCGTTTACGTCGCTGTGCGTCACGACCTGCACGAGCAGATCTACGGCGACGTGATCCGCGCGGGCAAAGACCTGCTTGCCGAGAAGCCGTTCGGCATCGACCGAGATGCCGCGACCGCCATCCTCTCGATCATCGCCGAGCATCCGAAGAGCTTCGTGCGCTGCTCCAGTGAGATGCCGTTCTATCCGGCCGCGCAGCGGGCGATCGACTACGTTCGCTCCGGAGCCGCCGGCCGCATCATCGAGGTGCGCAGCGCTTTTCTGCACTCCAGCGATCTCGACCCGAACAAGCCCATCAACTGGAAGCGGCAGGCGAAGTACTGTGGCCAGGCGGGCGTGATGAACGACCTCGGCCTGCACGCGTGGCACGTGCCACTACGTCTCGGCTGGGAACCGGAGTCGGTGACCGCGATACTGCAAAATCTGGTGCCGACGCGCCCCGGACCTGACGGCGAACCCGTCGTGTGCGACACCTGGGAGAACGCGACCGTGCACGGCTGGGTGCCGGTCGGTGACGGGGGATTCCCGCTGACCGTTGAGACCAAGCGCATCGCGCCCGGCTGCAAGAACACCTGGCTGTTCGAGGTGATCGGCATGGATGGCGGCGTGCGGTTCTCCACCGCGAATCCGAAACGGTATGAGATGTTCAGCCTTGTCGAGGTGCCTGGCACCGGCCGTGAGCAGTCGTGGCAGACGATCGAGGCGGGCAGCCAATCGGTCTGGCCGACGGTCACTGGCGGCATCTTCGAATCCGGCTTCTCGGATGCCATCCTGCAGATGTGGGCATCCTTCCTCGCGGAACGCGCCGGCGAGTTGGGCGAGCGGTTCGGCACCGCTACGCCCGCCGAGGCCGCCCGCACCCACGATCTGTATGCTGCGGCGACCGAGGCGCACGAGACTGGGGTCAGGGTCGCGCTGCGACACTGA
- a CDS encoding class I fructose-bisphosphate aldolase, giving the protein MTPHRLNRLFNPVSGRALDVAVDHGFFGESSFLGGIERMSAVIDTLVEANPDAIQLTMGQASKLQSRPGKLKPALVMRTDIANVYGEPLDEHIFSHHVPHAIEEAVRLDAVAVCANLMQLPGRSEIREANILSIMELRRAATRFQMPLMIEPLVMQTGAKAGGGYMVDGDIDRIVALVRQAAELGADLIKADPSEDLSTYHRVIEIADGIPVLVRGGGRVDDRTLLERTARVLDAGAAGIVYGRNVIQHENPAGITAALMGVLHAGLSVDAALKLVRGDGL; this is encoded by the coding sequence GTGACACCTCACCGCCTGAATCGACTCTTCAATCCGGTCTCAGGCCGCGCGCTCGACGTCGCTGTCGACCACGGATTCTTCGGCGAATCGAGCTTCCTCGGCGGCATCGAGCGCATGAGCGCCGTGATCGACACGCTTGTCGAAGCGAACCCCGATGCCATCCAGCTCACGATGGGGCAGGCCTCAAAGCTGCAGTCCCGACCCGGAAAACTCAAGCCCGCGCTCGTCATGCGCACGGACATCGCCAACGTCTACGGCGAGCCTCTCGACGAGCACATCTTCAGCCACCACGTGCCGCACGCCATCGAAGAGGCGGTGCGATTGGATGCCGTGGCCGTCTGCGCAAACCTCATGCAGTTGCCGGGGCGGTCCGAGATCCGCGAGGCGAACATCCTTTCAATCATGGAATTGCGCCGGGCGGCGACGCGATTCCAGATGCCGCTCATGATCGAGCCCCTGGTCATGCAGACCGGAGCGAAGGCCGGCGGAGGCTACATGGTCGACGGCGACATCGACCGAATCGTCGCTCTCGTGCGCCAGGCTGCCGAACTCGGTGCCGATCTCATCAAGGCCGATCCATCCGAGGATCTCTCCACATACCATCGAGTTATCGAGATCGCCGATGGCATCCCCGTTCTTGTGCGCGGCGGTGGCCGAGTCGACGACCGCACGCTGCTGGAGCGCACGGCGCGGGTGCTGGATGCCGGAGCCGCCGGCATCGTCTACGGGCGCAACGTGATCCAGCACGAGAATCCGGCGGGCATCACCGCCGCTCTCATGGGAGTGCTGCACGCCGGGCTCTCTGTCGACGCGGCGCTGAAGCTGGTTAGGGGTGATGGGCTGTGA